A single Tenacibaculum sp. 190524A02b DNA region contains:
- a CDS encoding glycosyltransferase family 4 protein, whose translation MKMFNKKIILVIPTLKQGGAERVISELANNSVKFENLEVILILLAKSEDFYEINNQVNIHRLGFEGKGKLNKIKSQIGVFFRLRKLLKEEKPDAVLSFMEKYNSFTIIASTFLGLKIFVSDRNNPMIKKSIIKKLLKRFTYNKAEGIIAQTQLAKSVLVAKIKNKNIKVIPNPVKKIKSHKIKKEKIILNIGRLVPEKGQQYLIEAFSKLQDKSWKLIILGEGTLRKELEKQIEVLELEDKIFLMGSVKNVDEWLSRASIFAFTSISEGFPNALVEAMSAGLPCISFDCNAGPRDIIENEKNGILIPVRSIDSLVNSINRLIKSEELRYDLGIKAQRINDKLNVKKITQRYLNFLEVN comes from the coding sequence ATGAAGATGTTCAATAAAAAAATTATTCTTGTTATTCCTACTTTAAAGCAAGGAGGAGCAGAGAGGGTTATTTCAGAGCTAGCAAATAATAGTGTAAAATTTGAAAATTTAGAAGTTATTTTAATTTTGTTAGCTAAATCAGAAGATTTTTATGAAATAAATAATCAGGTAAATATTCATAGGTTAGGGTTTGAAGGTAAAGGAAAGTTAAATAAAATAAAATCTCAAATAGGAGTTTTCTTTAGATTAAGGAAACTTTTAAAAGAAGAAAAACCAGATGCAGTTCTTAGTTTTATGGAAAAATATAACTCCTTTACAATTATTGCTAGTACTTTTTTAGGGTTAAAAATTTTCGTATCGGATAGGAATAATCCTATGATAAAGAAATCTATAATAAAGAAATTGTTAAAAAGATTTACTTATAATAAAGCAGAAGGAATTATTGCTCAAACTCAATTAGCAAAAAGTGTTTTAGTAGCGAAAATAAAAAATAAAAATATTAAAGTTATACCTAATCCAGTAAAAAAGATTAAATCGCACAAAATTAAGAAGGAAAAAATTATTTTGAATATTGGTAGATTAGTACCGGAAAAAGGGCAGCAATATCTAATAGAAGCTTTTAGTAAGTTGCAAGATAAAAGTTGGAAGCTTATAATTTTAGGAGAGGGTACTTTAAGAAAAGAATTAGAAAAACAAATTGAGGTTTTAGAGCTAGAAGATAAAATTTTTTTAATGGGGTCAGTTAAAAATGTTGATGAGTGGTTATCAAGAGCTTCTATTTTTGCATTCACATCAATTTCAGAGGGATTTCCCAATGCTTTAGTTGAAGCAATGAGTGCAGGTTTACCTTGCATTAGTTTTGATTGTAATGCTGGCCCAAGGGATATTATAGAGAATGAGAAAAATGGAATTTTAATACCAGTTAGAAGCATAGATTCTTTAGTCAACTCAATAAATAGGTTAATTAAATCTGAGGAATTGAGATATGATTTAGGAATAAAGGCACAAAGAATTAATGATAAGTTAAACGTGAAAAAAATTACACAACGTTATTTAAATTTTTTAGAGGTAAATTAA